A window of the Helianthus annuus cultivar XRQ/B chromosome 4, HanXRQr2.0-SUNRISE, whole genome shotgun sequence genome harbors these coding sequences:
- the LOC110899026 gene encoding uncharacterized protein LOC110899026, which translates to MLLICPENFFLYMLVDIAYCLSSCAVMGLKEALRLKSFDSKELDVRATKTPKGETPYLQLVQQNLYPIRAPEAPGDQGGSGSVPTLLPVAQTQATVAADDAGGRRAGSSMTKGSGSKIIIEDEGVHLSVEDTEVRASGEKGGDDQNEGGDIGGDGEDGDELPQIALKRKRAAPTKSDPKARQPKRTKADLKVVTLDDDDHVTAFSTAGGVLENLDAHLHEGRTPRDHLQTPLSPLSFGEGGARVVTDLRISDPKKAVPSPSGKFTTGVASNVSRPSSSPFDGGDSASSSPLWYDTEAVFLSRELGSGGFEGADAANALEKYIPEWSLVNKDRIVDALSAKMSLFHLGTPAEHSYYRKMSGPELGNTLMLNQAQSNSLVVETYKRWVESESLCHKLKREIASLKGEGDVRSKTKQELVSLRSQIDRLKGQVSEAKEVTKSSQASAAAAYEARDKALQDLEAFKLEFADLEKKLTSVEMKHAAELKEMRASHDQLLADYHRLVDAKDEVERARDREIESHKTTIDEARGMLVRCERDMIEAYAELSELKLTKQWFLTDGVAWVVKLVHQSPELEKVVADLVNSVNAVGANEGIKQGFKAAQELVGSAEEVPGYDAGAQSALEAAVKAFDELKISVLDKVADLIEEPLSVIRQRSDLPIVGDDDNIAQV; encoded by the exons ATGTTGCTTATTTGTCCTGAAAACTTTTTTTTGTATATGTTGGTAGATATTGCTTATTGTTTGTCTTCTTGTGCAGTTATGGGTTTGAAGGAGGCGCTTAGATTGAAGTCTTTTGATTCGAAAGAGTTGGATGTTCGTGCTACCAAGACTCCGAAGGGTGAGACCCCGTACTTACAACTTGTGCAACAGAATCTTTATCCGATTCGCGCACCGGAGGCTCCTGGTGATCAAGGTGGTTCGGGTTCGGTCCCTACCTTATTGCCTGTTGCTCAAACTCAGGCAACGGTTGCGGCGGATGATGCTGGAGGTCGGAGAGCCGGTTCGTCGATGACGAAAGGTTCTGGCTCTAAAATTATTATCGAAGATGAGGGGGTCCATCTTTCCGTTGAAGACACCGAGGTTCGTGCTAGTGGTGAGAAAGGAGGGGACGATCAGAACGAGGGTGGAGACATCGGAGGGGATGGTGAAGACGGGGATGAACTGCCtcagattgctttgaaaagaaaaCGGGCTGCTCCCACCAAATCTGACCCGAAGGCCAGGCAACCGAAAAGGACGAAGGCCGACCTTAAAGTAGTTACACTTGACGATGACGATCATGTTACTGCGTTTTCTACTGCTGGAGGTGTGTTAGAGAATTTGGATGCTCATCTCCACGAGGGCCGCACTCCACGGGATCATCTTCAAACTCCTTTGAGCCCGTTGTCCTTCGGTGAGGGTGGTGCTAGGGTTGTTACGGATTTACGCATCTCCGATCCAAAGAAAGCCGTGCCTTCTCCTTCGGGTAAGTTTACTACGGGAGTTGCATCCAACGTATCTAGGCCGAGCTCTTCGCCGTTTGATGGTGGGGACAGTGCTTCTTCCTCCCCTCTCTGGTATGACACTGAGGCTGTGTTCTTGTCTCGAGAATTAGGTTCTGGTGGTTTTGAGGGCGCGGATGCGGCTAATGCTTTGGAGAAGTACATACCGGAGTGGTCGCTGGTAAATAAGGATAGGATTGTGGATGCCCTTTCGGCCAAGATGTCTTTGTTCCACCTGGGAACTCCTGCGGAGCATTCTTATTACCGCAAGATGAGTGGGCCGGAACTTGGAAATACATTGATGCTGAATCAGGCTCAGTCAAATTCCCTAGTGGTGGAGACGTACAAGCGTTGGGTTGAGTCGGAGTCGCTGTGTCACAAGCTCAAACGTGAGATTGCCAGCTTGAAAGGTGAGGGTGATGTTCGGTCCAAAACAAAACAGGAACTGGTGTCCCTGCGATCTCAAATCGACCGACTGAAAGGGCAGGTTTCGGAAGCTAAAGAAGTTACTAAGTCTTCTCAAGCTTCGGCCGCGGCGGCCTATGAAGCTCGTGACAAGGCTCTTCAGGATTTAGAGGCCTTTAAGTTGGAGTTTGCTGATTTGGAGAAGAAGTTGACCAGCGTAGAGATGAAGCATGCCGCCGAACTGAAGGAGATGCGGGCATCACATGATCAACTTTTGGCTGATTATCATCGCTTGGTCGACG CTAAAGACGAAGTTGAAAGAGCTCGCGACAGGGAGATCGAGTCACACAAGACAACGATTGATGAAGCAAGAGGGATGTTGGTCCGGTGCGAGCGTGATATGATTGAAGCATACGCGGAACTGTCGGAGCTGAAACTTACCAAGCAATGGTTTTTGACAGATGGGGTTGCATGGGTTGTTAAGCTGGTGCATCAGAGCCCCGAATTGGAGAAGGTGGTTGCTGATTTGGTCAACAGTGTTAACGCGGTTGGGGCGAACGAAGGGATAAAGCAAGGTTTCAAAGCCGCGCAGGAACTGGTTGGTTCGGCGGAAGAGGTCCCGGGCTACGATGCCGGAGCTCAGAGTGCCCTGGAGGCTGCGGTGAAAGCTTTTGACGAACTCAAAATTTCTGTTCTTGACAAGGTAGCCGATTTGATAGAGGAGCCTTTATCGGTTATTCGGCAGAGAAGCGATCTTCCCATCGTTGGGGATGATGACAATATAGCTCAAGTTTGa